In Candidatus Polarisedimenticolaceae bacterium, the genomic stretch CGCCTGGCCGTCGCGAGCTTCGTCGGGGTGGCGATCGCGGTCGGCGGCGCTCTCGCGCTGCGCGTGGACGAGGCCCGGGCGCTTCTGGCTAGAATCCGGCGGCGGACATGATCGACCTCCAGGGACTCGGAAAACGTTACGGCGACCTCGCCGCGCTCGACGGCGTGACCTTCCGCGTGGAGCGCGGGGAGATCGTGGGGTTCCTCGGCCCGAACGGGGCGGGGAAGACGACGACCCTCCGCATCCTCTCCACCTACCTCGTGCCGAGCGAGGGGAGCGCGTCGGTCGCGGGGTTCGACGTCGTCGACGCCTCCGGGGAAGTGCGCAAGCGCCTCGGATACCTCCCGGAGAACCCGCCCCTCTACCTCGACCACACGGTGGACGAGTTCCTCGACTTCTGCGCCGCGCTGCGCGGGGTCCCGCGCCGGCGCCGGCGCGACGCCGTGGCGCGCGCCGCCGAGCGGTGCGGCCTCGCGGCGGTCCGGGGTCGGTTGATCGGGAACCTCTCGAAGGGTTTCCGGC encodes the following:
- a CDS encoding ATP-binding cassette domain-containing protein, with the protein product MIDLQGLGKRYGDLAALDGVTFRVERGEIVGFLGPNGAGKTTTLRILSTYLVPSEGSASVAGFDVVDASGEVRKRLGYLPENPPLYLDHTVDEFLDFCAALRGVPRRRRRDAVARAAERCGLAAVRGRLIGNLSKGFRQRVGLAQALVHEPEVVILDEPTVGLDPAQIVEIRELIRGLAPAHTVLLSSHLLSEVAKTCSRIVVVHRGRVVGDDTVQGLGAAGSLEETFLRLTAEGPAA